GCGCCGATGTCGCGATCAAAGGCGGCCGCGTCGCAGCCATCGGGCGATTCCCCACGGACGCCGGCGCGAAGAACATCGACGCCAGCGGCATGATCGTCGCCCCCGGCTTCGTCGATCTTCACACCCACTATGACGCCCAGTTGTTCTGGGATCCGTACTGCTCGATTTCGAGTTGGCACGGCGTGACCTCGATTGTCATCGGCAACTGCGGCTTCGGCTTCGCTCCGGTGCGTCCCGCCGAACGCGAGCGCGCGATGCAGACCATGACCCGGGTCGAAGCGATTCCCTACGGCGCGATGAAAGCCGGGATGCCGTGGGACTGGACCACGTTCCCCGAATTCCTCGACAGCATCGACCGCAAGCCGAAGTCGATCAACATCCTGCCCTACATGGCAATCTCGCCGCTGCTGACGTGGGTGATGGGCCTGGAAGCGGCCAAAACGCGGCCGCCGACCGGAGCAGGAAGAGCGCGAAATCTGCCGCCTGCTTGACGAGGCGATGGACGCGGGCGCCTGTGGATGGTCGGCCCAGCGCCTGCCTCCCAGCGGTCCCGCCTGTGTGCAGCGCGACTTCGACGGCACGCCGATGGTCTCCGACCTGATGTCGGACGACACCTGTTACGCGCTGGCGCGCGTGCTCGGCCGGCGCAACGAAGGCTTCATCCAGATGACCCTTGCGACCGAAGACCAGAGCAAGGACATGGCGCACTACGAGAAGCTCGCCGAACTGAGCGGCCGTCCGGTGCTGTTCAATGTCGTACAGGCGCGCGACGGCCATCCGGAGGTCCATCGCGGCAGTATCGCGTGGCTCGACCGTTGCCGCCAGCGCGGACTGCGGGTGTACGGGCAAGCAATTACCACCGACACCAACGTGACGTT
This is a stretch of genomic DNA from Candidatus Binatus sp.. It encodes these proteins:
- a CDS encoding amidohydrolase family protein gives rise to the protein MADYDVVVRNGMVIDGTRMPRYRADVAIKGGRVAAIGRFPTDAGAKNIDASGMIVAPGFVDLHTHYDAQLFWDPYCSISSWHGVTSIVIGNCGFGFAPVRPAERERAMQTMTRVEAIPYGAMKAGMPWDWTTFPEFLDSIDRKPKSINILPYMAISPLLTWVMGLEAAKTRPPTGAGRARNLPPA